From the Paenibacillus sp. FSL H8-0548 genome, one window contains:
- a CDS encoding VanZ family protein, whose translation MRLLRILTRVIMIGLFIIYVLFVVKTLFLDYRLFMLLNGYYLQSGYDYNLIPFKTITTYITRYEHYNFNTWFNNLFGNILLFIPLGFSAPYFSKKTRNLNQFFLLILTIIVILEVSQMLLHVGSFDIDDVILNTLGGLVGFGIYTTCLAMLKKLIPSYDVVNRTNAS comes from the coding sequence GTGAGACTATTAAGAATATTAACAAGAGTTATTATGATTGGACTATTTATCATTTATGTTTTGTTCGTTGTAAAAACATTGTTTTTGGATTACAGGTTGTTTATGTTGTTGAATGGCTATTATCTTCAGAGTGGTTACGACTACAACTTAATTCCTTTTAAAACAATTACGACGTATATAACAAGGTATGAACATTACAATTTTAATACTTGGTTTAACAACCTCTTCGGAAATATTTTATTATTTATTCCGTTAGGATTTAGTGCACCTTACTTTTCAAAAAAAACTAGGAATCTTAATCAATTCTTTTTATTAATACTGACCATTATTGTTATTTTAGAAGTTTCACAAATGCTATTGCATGTTGGCAGCTTCGATATAGATGATGTAATTCTCAACACATTAGGTGGATTAGTTGGTTTTGGTATTTATACCACATGTTTGGCGATGTTGAAAAAATTGATTCCGTCTTATGATGTGGTCAACAGAACCAATGCGAGTTGA
- a CDS encoding NUDIX domain-containing protein — MSKKLVGAAAIIMDSEGRILLVKHSYGKYNWELPSGLSEQNESAEVTHLFHIIGPRRWFE; from the coding sequence ATGTCAAAAAAGCTAGTAGGAGCAGCTGCTATCATTATGGACTCAGAAGGGCGAATTCTTCTAGTAAAACATAGCTATGGGAAATACAATTGGGAACTACCTAGTGGGTTATCCGAGCAGAATGAGTCTGCAGAGGTTACTCATTTATTCCACATCATCGGACCGAGGCGGTGGTTTGAATAG
- the htpG gene encoding molecular chaperone HtpG, with the protein MSKKQFKAESKRLLDMMINSIYTQKEIFLRELVSNASDAIDKLYYRALTDDQLVFNKEDYYIKVVADKENRTLTITDTGIGMTKEDLENNLGVIAKSGSFAFKKDNELKDGHNIIGQFGVGFYSAFMVADVVTVVSRTLGSEEAYKWESTGSDGYTIEPCEKASVGTEIVLNIKENTEDDQYDEYLDEYRLKSIIKKYSDFIRYPIKMDVKGQRPKADSENEFEEYAEEQTVNSMVPIWRKNKNELTPEDYEQFYFEKRYGFDKPIKHLHISADGAVVYNAILYIPENTPFDYYTKEYEKGLELYSNGVLIMEKCSDLLPDYFSFVKGMVDSEDLSLNISRELLQHDRQLKLIAKNINSKIKSALLGILKDEREKYESFYKAFGRQLKFGVYNDYGANKDVLQDLLLFHSSKEKKLVTLDEYVSRMSEDQKYIYYASGESIDRIERLPQTEMVSDKGYEILYFTDDIDEFAIKIVAKYKDKEFKSVSSGDLGIEPDAVDNETAAEQDLNKELFEQMKTILQDKVKNVKASKRLKSHPVCLSTEGEVTIEMEKILKAMPNSQDVQADKVLEINVNHEIFQSLKAAYENDKEKLGLYTNLLYNQALLIEGLPIQDPVAFTNDMCKVMV; encoded by the coding sequence TTGAGCAAAAAACAGTTTAAAGCAGAATCGAAACGACTGCTCGATATGATGATTAACTCCATTTATACGCAAAAAGAAATCTTCTTGAGAGAGCTTGTTTCTAATGCGAGTGATGCGATTGACAAGCTGTATTACAGAGCGCTCACGGATGATCAATTGGTCTTTAACAAGGAAGATTACTACATCAAGGTAGTTGCAGATAAGGAAAACCGTACATTAACGATTACAGATACAGGAATCGGGATGACGAAGGAGGACCTTGAGAACAATCTTGGCGTTATCGCGAAGAGCGGCTCCTTTGCATTCAAGAAGGACAATGAGCTTAAGGATGGCCACAATATTATTGGTCAATTCGGCGTGGGCTTCTACTCCGCATTCATGGTTGCCGATGTCGTTACCGTCGTGTCGAGGACGCTTGGCAGCGAAGAGGCTTACAAATGGGAATCGACAGGTTCTGATGGCTACACTATCGAGCCGTGTGAGAAGGCTTCGGTAGGTACGGAAATCGTATTGAACATCAAGGAAAATACAGAGGATGATCAGTATGATGAGTATTTAGACGAATACCGCCTAAAATCAATCATTAAAAAATATTCTGATTTCATTCGCTACCCGATTAAGATGGATGTGAAGGGACAGCGTCCTAAAGCTGACAGCGAGAACGAGTTCGAGGAATATGCGGAAGAGCAAACCGTGAACAGCATGGTGCCGATTTGGCGGAAAAATAAAAATGAGCTCACCCCTGAGGATTACGAGCAATTTTATTTTGAGAAACGTTATGGCTTTGATAAACCGATCAAGCATCTTCATATTAGTGCTGACGGCGCTGTCGTTTACAACGCCATTTTATATATCCCGGAAAATACACCATTCGATTATTACACGAAGGAGTATGAGAAGGGGCTGGAGCTTTATTCGAATGGCGTTCTAATTATGGAAAAATGCTCGGATCTTCTGCCTGACTATTTCAGCTTTGTCAAAGGAATGGTCGATTCCGAGGATCTGTCGCTTAATATTTCTAGAGAGCTGCTGCAGCATGATCGCCAGCTGAAGCTTATTGCTAAAAATATTAACAGCAAGATCAAGAGCGCGCTGCTTGGCATTTTGAAGGATGAGCGTGAGAAGTACGAATCCTTCTACAAAGCATTCGGCAGACAGCTGAAATTTGGCGTATACAACGATTATGGCGCTAACAAGGATGTGCTGCAGGATCTGCTGCTGTTCCATTCCTCCAAGGAGAAGAAGCTGGTTACGCTTGATGAATACGTATCCCGTATGAGCGAGGACCAGAAGTATATTTATTATGCTTCGGGTGAGTCGATCGATCGAATTGAGCGGTTGCCGCAAACGGAGATGGTATCCGATAAGGGCTATGAAATTCTTTACTTTACGGACGATATCGATGAGTTCGCGATCAAAATCGTTGCGAAATATAAGGATAAAGAATTCAAATCTGTATCAAGCGGTGACCTAGGCATTGAACCAGATGCTGTAGACAATGAAACGGCTGCGGAGCAGGATTTGAATAAGGAGCTCTTTGAGCAAATGAAAACAATCCTTCAGGACAAGGTAAAGAATGTTAAAGCATCCAAACGCCTTAAATCTCATCCGGTATGCTTGTCCACTGAGGGCGAGGTTACGATAGAGATGGAAAAAATATTGAAGGCGATGCCGAACAGCCAGGATGTCCAAGCGGACAAGGTGCTTGAAATCAACGTCAACCATGAGATTTTCC
- a CDS encoding copper amine oxidase N-terminal domain-containing protein, translating into MKKVFSGVFLALILIITSSTTYAADTDIKIKVDGFAIASDVKPETKNNRTMVPLRVISENLGAKVHWSNSEITLTKSNMEVTLKLNSSTAVINGKTVLLDVKPYIKNDRTIVPLRFISETFGCKVNYKNSIVTVDTEPLVIDGIKVKALQQEYHMTMGGVVQQINGNAYNEAIYNIFVENKDSKVEAPADYSWQSHYYTAGGYYKNAQYDFLDQKGNSIKRFDIYSLVKSSPPEPSTGSPQVLIYDDTENQWYLFNDAARNSINQLIYNALNNGAITIISNTVA; encoded by the coding sequence ATGAAAAAGGTTTTCTCAGGAGTATTCCTTGCATTGATTCTAATCATTACATCGTCAACTACTTATGCAGCAGACACAGACATCAAAATAAAAGTTGACGGTTTTGCTATCGCATCCGATGTGAAACCCGAAACTAAGAACAATCGTACAATGGTGCCTTTACGTGTTATCAGTGAAAATCTGGGAGCTAAGGTCCATTGGTCGAATTCTGAAATTACACTTACTAAAAGCAATATGGAAGTAACATTAAAACTAAACAGCAGTACAGCAGTGATAAACGGTAAGACGGTACTGCTTGATGTAAAACCGTATATAAAAAATGATCGCACAATTGTTCCACTTCGCTTTATTTCAGAAACGTTTGGCTGCAAAGTCAATTACAAAAACTCTATCGTAACCGTTGATACCGAGCCATTGGTCATAGATGGTATAAAAGTGAAAGCATTGCAGCAGGAATACCACATGACTATGGGTGGCGTAGTACAGCAAATCAATGGAAATGCTTATAACGAAGCAATTTATAATATTTTTGTAGAAAATAAAGACAGCAAGGTTGAAGCGCCAGCTGATTACTCGTGGCAGAGCCATTACTACACAGCGGGGGGGTATTATAAAAATGCACAATATGATTTTTTGGATCAAAAAGGGAACAGCATAAAACGTTTTGATATTTATTCTTTAGTTAAATCTTCTCCACCTGAACCTTCAACAGGCTCCCCACAGGTTTTGATTTATGACGATACTGAAAATCAATGGTATTTGTTTAACGATGCCGCAAGAAACTCCATTAATCAGTTAATTTATAACGCCTTAAATAATGGTGCTATAACGATTATCAGTAACACAGTTGCATAG